In Chelmon rostratus isolate fCheRos1 chromosome 20, fCheRos1.pri, whole genome shotgun sequence, a single window of DNA contains:
- the snx7 gene encoding sorting nexin-7 produces MSGLTVPADFSEHMLDLDEDEDLEVFSKNTSLADGGPAPNSPTSMVNNYRLDEDEEEQQDANAKDLFITIDNPESHVTAIETFIMYRVVTKTTRSEFDSSEYEVRRRYQDFLWLRSRLEENHPTLIVHPLPEKFVMKGMVERFNNDFIETRRRALHRFLNKISEHPILSYSQHFKVFLTAQDLLSHRKQGPGFLSRMGETVRAVANSVRGLRSRPEEFTLMQEYVEDFSNKICSVDKVTQRIIKEQREYLDELKQYGPTYTQWAGSEEELAEPLKGVASCVERCSKETEEQIHHLSEVLVPALHEYVLCAETLKAVVRRRDNIQAEFEAKNEALASRKADQEALQEEVDGLADRVEQANNALKGDWSRWQNSMRTDLKSAFMSTAEKNMEYYEKCLAVWESFLLSQRVEPSEQSDGEGAS; encoded by the exons ATGAGCGGACTGACCGTCCCTGCGGACTTCTCGGAACACATGCTGGACTTGGACGAGGACGAGGACCTGGAGGTTTTCAGCAAG AACACATCTCTGGCAGATGGAGGTCCCGCGCCCAACTCTCCCACCTCCATGGTCAACAACTACAGACTCgacgaggatgaggaggagcagcaggacgCCAACGCCAAAGACCTCTTTATCACCATTGATAACCCGGAGAGCCATGTCACTGCCATCGAAACGTTCATCATGTACAGAGTCGTGACCAAG ACCACGCGGAGTGAGTTTGACTCCAGTGAGTATGAGGTACGCCGGCGCTACCAAGACTTCCTGTGGCTCCGAAGCAGACTGGAAGAAAACCACCCGACACTCATCGTCCAC CCCCTGCCGGAGAAGTTTGTGATGAAAGGCATGGTGGAACGCTTCAACAACGACTTCATTGAGACCAGGAGGAGAGCTCTGCACCGCTTTCTCAACAAGATCTCCGAGCATCCCATACTGTCCTACAGCCAGCACTTCAAAGTCTTCCTCACCGCGCAG GACCTTCTGTCCCACAGGAAACAGGGTCCAGGCTTCCTGAGCAGGATGGGCGAGACCGTGAGGGCAGTAGCCAACTCGGTACGAGGTCTGAGGAGCCGGCCGGAGGAGTTCACGCTGATGCAGGAGTATGTGGAGGACTTCAGCAACAAGATCTGCTCCGTGGACAAAGTCACCCAGAGGATCATCAAGGAGCAGAGAG AGTATCTGGACGAACTGAAGCAGTACGGGCCCACCTACACCCAGTGGGCGGGATCGGAGGAGGAGCTGGCGGAGCCGCTGAAGGGCGTGGCCAGCTGCGTGGAGCGGTGTAGTAAGGAAACAGAAGAGCAGATCCACCATCTCTCTGAAGTCCTTGTCCCCGCCCTGCATGAGTACGTCCTCTGTGCCGAGACCCTGAAG GCTGTGGTGAGACGGAGAGACAACATCCAGGCTGAGTTTGAAGCCAAGAACGAGGCCCTGGCATCCAGAAAAGCTGACCAAGAAGCA ctgcaggaggaggtggatggtCTGGCGGACCGGGTGGAGCAGGCCAACAACGCCCTGAAGGGAGATTGGTCCCGCTGGCAGAACAGCATGAGAACTGACCTCAAATCAGCTTTTATGTCCACTGCTGAGAAGAACATGGAGTACTATGAGAAG